The following are from one region of the Myxocyprinus asiaticus isolate MX2 ecotype Aquarium Trade chromosome 2, UBuf_Myxa_2, whole genome shotgun sequence genome:
- the mrpl21 gene encoding 39S ribosomal protein L21, mitochondrial has translation MSVTLRGKIAGILRVLHTTGTFLPQTAAKRCLVPTLTCCQSSTSISYPSSYVPQTSLSRPPWPELAVFDPEEEVKKHQAVVQEVNGLIEKGQYGRLFAVVQFAGRQWKVTNEDLILIENHIDAECGDRIRLEKVLLVGGDDFTLIGKPLLGSDLVRVQATVIEKTESWPMVHMRFWKRHRFQRKRTIIQPQTVLRINTIDVLPRLQ, from the exons ATGTCGGTGACTTTGAGAGGGAAAATCGCAGGAATACTGAGAGTTTTACACACAACCGGAACATTTTTACCACAGACTGCTGCTAAAC GGTGTTTGGTTCCAACATTGACATGCTGTCAAAGTTCTACAAGCATCTCGTATCCCTCAAG TTATGTACCACAGACTTCACTATCCAGACCGCCGTGGCCTGAATTAGCGGTGTTTGACCCTGAAGAAGAGGTTAAAAAGCATCAAG CGGTTGTACAGGAAGTAAATGGTCTCATTGAGAAGGGACAATACGGGCGTTTGTTTGCTGTGGTTCAGTTTGCTGGCCGTCAGTGGAAGGTGACAAATGAAGACCTGATTCTCATTGAAAACCACATTGATGCCGAGTGTGGAGACAGAATAAGACTGGAGAAG GTGCTGTTAGTTGGAGGAGATGATTTCACTCTTATTGGAAAGCCACTTCTTGG CAGTGATTTGGTGAGAGTCCAGGCCACAGTCATTGAGAAAACCGAATCCTGGCCGATGGTTCACATGAGGTTCTGGAAGAGACATCGATTTCAAAGAAAGAGAA cCATAATACAACCACAGACTGTACTGAGGATTAACACCATTGATGTTTTACCAAGACTTCAGTAA